Proteins found in one Patescibacteria group bacterium genomic segment:
- a CDS encoding RusA family crossover junction endodeoxyribonuclease gives MIISSPTLEYLIIVPDKARSFRSRYAKTYREKVRECAKAVIKKMFYSDDINLKMDYFYRGNRNVDMDNVTKNVMDALTGLVYPDDKLVKDQSSRAHRIDKVTSIKREVFDIFKPLLHYKEYLAIRISSKSCFHRKQASKRTND, from the coding sequence ATGATTATTTCATCCCCAACACTTGAATATTTAATTATTGTTCCGGACAAAGCACGTTCTTTCCGATCTCGTTACGCTAAAACATATCGGGAAAAAGTACGCGAATGCGCCAAAGCTGTCATCAAAAAAATGTTTTACAGTGACGATATCAATCTTAAGATGGACTATTTCTACAGAGGAAATCGAAACGTCGATATGGATAATGTTACCAAGAATGTAATGGATGCATTGACGGGTTTAGTTTATCCAGATGACAAATTGGTCAAAGATCAGAGTTCTAGGGCGCATCGGATCGATAAGGTTACGAGTATAAAACGAGAAGTGTTCGATATATTCAAACCATTGCTTCATTACAAAGAATATCTAGCGATACGTATAAGCTCGAAGAGTTGCTTTCACAGGAAACAAGCTAGCAAAAGAACGAACGATTAA
- a CDS encoding tyrosine-type recombinase/integrase, translated as MKKSDKPIIKHIPDFLDYCEIEKGLSEKTQENYDRYLRKFVFWLKRTKKEALLPHELSADDIWHYRLYLSRYKDNKGKILKKTTQNYYLIALRALLSYFTAKDIVSPPVDKIKLPKDARRAKTVKFLKLEQVEKLLMTPNTKNKIGLRNRAILETLFSTGLRIAELVALNKEQFANIRNKKDLELSIIGKGDVPRTVYFSERALSWVKKYLETRKDKEKALFIHYRARKDVECRLTARSIERIVKKYAILAGVPIFTTPHTIRHSFATDLLAKGVDLRTIQEFLGHKNIVTTQIYTHVTSKRLRDIHRKFHSGKKLKE; from the coding sequence ATGAAAAAATCAGACAAACCAATTATAAAACATATCCCCGACTTTTTGGATTATTGCGAAATAGAAAAAGGATTATCAGAAAAAACTCAAGAGAATTATGATCGCTACCTCCGGAAGTTCGTTTTCTGGCTGAAAAGGACCAAAAAAGAGGCTCTTTTGCCCCACGAGCTAAGTGCTGATGATATTTGGCATTATAGACTCTATTTATCGAGATATAAGGATAATAAGGGCAAAATCCTTAAAAAAACCACCCAGAACTACTATTTAATCGCTCTGAGAGCCCTTTTAAGCTATTTTACAGCCAAAGATATAGTTTCACCTCCGGTGGATAAAATAAAGCTCCCAAAGGATGCTAGAAGGGCAAAAACCGTCAAATTCCTTAAATTAGAGCAGGTTGAGAAGCTTTTAATGACCCCTAATACTAAAAACAAGATTGGTTTAAGAAACAGGGCTATTTTAGAGACATTATTCTCAACCGGCCTAAGAATAGCTGAACTTGTGGCCCTTAATAAAGAACAATTCGCTAATATAAGAAATAAAAAGGATTTGGAGCTTTCAATTATAGGCAAAGGAGATGTTCCCCGAACAGTATATTTTTCAGAGCGTGCCTTATCTTGGGTTAAAAAATATTTGGAGACTCGCAAGGATAAGGAAAAAGCCCTATTTATTCATTATAGGGCTAGAAAAGACGTAGAATGCCGTTTAACAGCTCGTTCTATAGAAAGAATTGTTAAAAAATATGCAATCTTGGCTGGGGTGCCGATTTTTACTACTCCCCATACCATCCGCCATTCTTTTGCCACCGATCTCTTAGCGAAAGGCGTTGACTTAAGAACCATACAGGAATTCTTAGGCCACAAAAATATTGTTACCACTCAGATATATACCCATGTGACAAGTAAGCGCTTAAGAGACATCCATCGCAAATTTCATAGTGGAAAAAAATTAAAAGAATAA
- a CDS encoding desulfoferrodoxin, whose amino-acid sequence MTEQNQIYKCNICGNIVEVLHTGAGQLVCCGQPMELLEEKNKDEGLEKHVPVIEELPANICQGKDGVKIKVGEVEHPMEENHYIEWIEIIPADGKRGRKFLKPGDKPEVEFYTRKEIVGARAYCNIHGLWKIS is encoded by the coding sequence ATGACAGAACAAAATCAAATCTACAAATGTAATATCTGCGGAAACATTGTTGAGGTTTTACATACGGGTGCTGGGCAGCTTGTTTGTTGTGGTCAGCCAATGGAATTGTTAGAAGAAAAAAACAAAGATGAGGGTCTTGAAAAACATGTGCCAGTAATTGAAGAATTACCGGCAAACATATGTCAAGGAAAAGACGGGGTGAAGATAAAAGTAGGGGAGGTAGAACATCCAATGGAAGAAAATCATTATATTGAATGGATAGAAATTATTCCTGCAGATGGCAAAAGAGGCAGGAAGTTTTTAAAGCCAGGTGATAAGCCAGAAGTAGAATTTTATACCAGAAAGGAAATTGTCGGCGCAAGGGCTTATTGCAATATTCACGGGTTATGGAAGATTAGTTGA
- a CDS encoding rubrerythrin family protein, whose product MKNTIENLTKAFIGESQARNRYTFYAKVAKKEGFEQIAEIFLITAENEKEHAKRLFEHINELKKKSNESLDEIKVTAVAPTILGNTADNLKSAIAGENYEYTQMYPEFADVAEKEGFPEIAKRLMAIAIAEKHHEERYKKLLKEVEAGTVFKKEREVWWVCRECGYVHFGTEPPERCPSCDHARNFYQIKCEEY is encoded by the coding sequence ATGAAGAACACAATCGAAAATCTAACTAAAGCATTTATTGGCGAAAGTCAGGCAAGAAATAGATATACTTTTTATGCAAAAGTGGCTAAAAAAGAAGGCTTTGAACAGATTGCAGAAATTTTTCTTATTACAGCAGAGAATGAAAAAGAACACGCTAAAAGACTTTTTGAACATATAAATGAGCTGAAAAAGAAAAGTAATGAAAGTTTAGATGAGATTAAGGTTACAGCTGTAGCTCCAACAATACTTGGCAATACTGCTGATAATCTAAAATCTGCCATTGCTGGCGAGAACTACGAGTATACTCAGATGTATCCAGAATTTGCTGATGTGGCAGAAAAAGAAGGTTTTCCTGAAATTGCTAAAAGATTAATGGCGATTGCTATAGCAGAAAAACATCACGAGGAAAGGTATAAGAAACTTTTAAAAGAAGTGGAAGCTGGCACTGTATTCAAAAAAGAAAGAGAAGTTTGGTGGGTCTGCCGTGAATGCGGTTATGTTCATTTTGGAACAGAACCACCAGAGAGATGTCCCTCTTGCGACCACGCGAGAAATTTTTATCAAATCAAATGCGAAGAATACTAA
- a CDS encoding LemA family protein: protein MCFAIWIIIAIVVLAIYIYNGLISLKNRTKAAWADIDVQLKRRHNLIPNLVETVKGYAAHERKVFEQVTEARARALTAKTPAEAGGAEKGLTGAIKTLFAVAENYPELKASENFKKLQGDLTDTENKIQAARRFYNGNVRDFNIRQEQFPYNLIARLFGFKKTEFFEIEEVEEREAPKTKF, encoded by the coding sequence ATGTGTTTTGCTATTTGGATTATCATTGCTATCGTTGTTTTAGCCATCTACATTTATAATGGCTTGATTAGTTTGAAAAACAGAACCAAAGCAGCTTGGGCTGATATTGATGTTCAATTAAAAAGAAGACACAATCTTATTCCTAATTTAGTAGAAACGGTTAAAGGATATGCAGCTCATGAAAGAAAAGTTTTTGAACAAGTAACCGAGGCCAGAGCAAGGGCGTTGACTGCTAAAACTCCTGCTGAAGCAGGTGGGGCAGAAAAAGGATTAACCGGAGCTATAAAAACTTTGTTTGCGGTGGCTGAAAATTATCCAGAATTGAAAGCTTCCGAGAACTTCAAAAAACTTCAGGGAGATTTAACTGATACGGAAAATAAAATTCAAGCAGCCCGAAGATTTTATAATGGCAATGTCAGGGATTTCAATATTAGACAAGAGCAGTTTCCTTATAATTTAATAGCCAGGCTGTTCGGCTTTAAAAAGACTGAATTTTTTGAAATTGAAGAAGTAGAAGAAAGGGAAGCACCTAAAACAAAATTTTAG
- a CDS encoding DUF2207 domain-containing protein has translation MFKINGKLKKFSLGLFFLIFFTLLFLEVGSYDFCQAALNKSYYYHSIEVDIQINQDSTFDVTEKQTYNLKGDFGYFYRDIELKDLDHISDIEVFDGQGKKLDKNEYKISYKRNRLSVQWNFPRKVFDNELRSWTIKYKVHGGLGFYEKWDELYWNAIFEDREVEVRQAEVVVHLPRGIEREQIGQKLFIGPLGSKTESSNYQVIGSQTVRFWGYNIMPHNFLTIVVTWPKGIVAKPFLYRNQIINWIILLIAFALPISFFVKMYILWRKRGKDPKIGKTIIAQYSPPENLPPAVFGVLIDQAVHMKDITATIIDLAVRGYLRIREKEKGFSIFKTREYTLEKLKDESDLLLFEQKIIRDIFKNKNVVSSDDLKNKFYKKIPGIEKSLHQEVGETGYFMGNILNVRKKYGKTSNKIFLLALVIFFGWLILSFLLGTGLVRYFAQISILGLSLIISATIILIFAHYMPSLTQKGLEAKWKLLGFKEYLQTAERFRLGAETLETFSKYLPFALILGVEKKWAERFSDFSYQKQNWYVPVVYAYGGGGKGGAPASFNSFSSSISSFTSSISRTFGGGAGTGGVGGVGGAAGGGGGGGGGGAG, from the coding sequence ATGTTTAAAATAAATGGAAAATTAAAGAAGTTTAGTTTAGGATTATTCTTTTTAATATTTTTTACCCTCTTATTTTTAGAAGTAGGAAGTTATGATTTTTGCCAGGCTGCTTTAAATAAAAGTTATTATTATCACTCAATTGAGGTAGATATCCAAATTAATCAAGATAGCACTTTTGATGTTACGGAAAAACAGACCTACAACCTGAAGGGCGATTTCGGTTATTTTTATCGTGATATTGAACTGAAGGACTTAGACCACATTTCCGATATTGAGGTTTTTGATGGCCAAGGGAAAAAATTAGATAAAAATGAGTATAAAATCTCCTACAAAAGAAACAGATTGAGTGTTCAATGGAACTTTCCCAGGAAAGTGTTTGATAACGAGTTAAGGTCTTGGACAATAAAGTATAAAGTTCATGGTGGCCTAGGTTTTTATGAGAAATGGGATGAGCTTTATTGGAATGCTATTTTTGAAGACAGAGAAGTTGAAGTAAGGCAGGCCGAAGTTGTAGTTCATTTACCCAGGGGGATCGAAAGAGAACAAATAGGGCAAAAATTATTTATTGGGCCATTGGGGAGTAAAACCGAAAGTAGTAATTATCAAGTCATTGGTAGTCAAACGGTTAGATTTTGGGGATATAATATAATGCCGCATAATTTTTTGACCATAGTTGTAACTTGGCCCAAGGGAATAGTTGCTAAACCCTTTCTTTATCGCAACCAGATAATTAACTGGATAATCTTATTGATTGCTTTTGCTTTGCCAATTTCCTTTTTTGTTAAAATGTATATTCTTTGGAGAAAAAGGGGTAAAGATCCTAAAATTGGCAAAACTATTATAGCCCAATACTCTCCTCCAGAAAACTTACCTCCTGCCGTATTCGGAGTATTGATTGACCAGGCCGTTCACATGAAAGATATTACAGCAACAATTATTGATTTAGCTGTCAGGGGTTATTTGAGAATTAGAGAAAAAGAAAAAGGTTTCTCTATTTTCAAGACACGAGAATACACTCTCGAGAAGTTAAAAGACGAAAGCGACCTTTTACTTTTTGAACAAAAAATAATAAGAGACATTTTTAAAAATAAAAATGTGGTTTCTAGCGATGATTTGAAAAATAAATTTTATAAGAAGATTCCCGGAATAGAAAAGTCACTTCATCAAGAAGTTGGAGAAACAGGTTATTTTATGGGCAATATCCTTAATGTCAGAAAAAAATATGGAAAAACTTCTAATAAGATTTTCCTTCTGGCTTTAGTCATTTTTTTCGGCTGGCTTATATTGTCTTTTCTTTTAGGCACAGGGCTTGTGAGATATTTTGCTCAGATTTCAATTCTTGGATTAAGTTTGATTATTTCAGCAACGATTATCTTAATTTTCGCTCACTATATGCCGAGCTTAACTCAAAAAGGATTAGAAGCTAAATGGAAATTACTGGGTTTTAAAGAGTATCTTCAAACGGCTGAGAGGTTTAGGCTTGGGGCCGAGACATTAGAGACTTTTTCCAAATATCTTCCTTTTGCTTTGATTCTTGGTGTAGAAAAGAAATGGGCAGAAAGATTTTCTGATTTTTCTTATCAAAAACAAAATTGGTATGTGCCAGTTGTCTATGCATATGGTGGGGGTGGTAAAGGTGGTGCTCCAGCATCTTTTAATTCTTTTTCTTCAAGCATTTCTTCTTTTACATCTTCTATTTCCCGAACTTTTGGCGGAGGAGCAGGTACAGGAGGAGTAGGTGGTGTCGGAGGCGCTGCTGGCGGTGGTGGTGGAGGTGGGGGAGGGGGCGCTGGATAG
- the uppS gene encoding di-trans,poly-cis-decaprenylcistransferase: MKKKEKSKKIPYHIVLFPDGNRRWARKKGLPNLAGHQQGYKNLKKFARWCGDRGVKILTAFGFSTENWKRSKKEVNYLMGLFEQGLSNKGDIGKLHKEGVKIKIIGQKERLPKSLQKIIKQVENLTRNNKKLRLNLAVSYGGRWDILQAIQKIIKEKVPAKKITENLFENFLLTTGLPTPDLVIRAGGEKRLSNFLLWQAAYSELYFSKKLWPDFTKKDLDEVLKEFSRRKRRFGGDAIG; the protein is encoded by the coding sequence ATGAAAAAAAAGGAAAAATCTAAAAAAATTCCCTATCACATAGTTTTGTTTCCCGATGGTAATCGGCGCTGGGCTCGGAAAAAGGGATTGCCAAATTTGGCCGGACATCAGCAGGGCTATAAAAATTTAAAGAAATTTGCCAGGTGGTGTGGAGACCGGGGAGTGAAAATTTTAACTGCCTTTGGTTTTTCAACCGAAAATTGGAAAAGGTCAAAGAAAGAGGTTAATTATTTGATGGGATTGTTTGAGCAGGGTTTATCAAATAAAGGAGATATAGGAAAACTTCATAAAGAGGGAGTAAAAATAAAGATAATTGGCCAGAAAGAAAGGTTACCAAAATCCTTGCAAAAAATAATAAAGCAAGTTGAAAACTTAACCAGAAATAATAAAAAACTCCGGTTGAATCTAGCTGTAAGTTATGGTGGAAGATGGGATATTTTACAGGCAATTCAAAAAATCATTAAAGAAAAAGTTCCAGCTAAAAAGATTACTGAGAATTTATTTGAAAATTTTCTTTTAACTACCGGTCTGCCAACCCCCGATTTAGTTATTCGAGCAGGAGGAGAAAAAAGATTATCTAATTTTTTACTTTGGCAGGCAGCCTATTCAGAACTCTATTTTTCAAAAAAACTTTGGCCCGATTTTACTAAAAAAGATTTAGATGAAGTCCTGAAAGAATTTTCCCGACGCAAAAGAAGATTTGGCGGAGACGCTATAGGTTAA
- the rpmA gene encoding 50S ribosomal protein L27, with protein MAKTKAKGSTRLGRDSRPKYLGVKLFEGQKVKSGMIIIRQRGTKFLPGKNVKKGRDDTLYALREGVVRFGTKRKRNFDHSQRLVKIVNVE; from the coding sequence ATGGCGAAGACTAAAGCAAAAGGATCAACAAGATTAGGAAGGGATTCTCGACCAAAATATTTAGGTGTTAAGCTTTTTGAAGGTCAAAAGGTTAAATCAGGAATGATAATTATCCGTCAGCGAGGTACTAAATTCCTTCCTGGAAAAAATGTCAAAAAAGGAAGAGATGATACCCTTTATGCTCTAAGAGAAGGGGTTGTTCGCTTTGGAACAAAAAGAAAAAGAAACTTTGACCACTCCCAACGCCTAGTAAAAATTGTAAATGTAGAATAA
- a CDS encoding CTP synthase, protein MPKYIFVAGGVMSGIGKGVATASIGKILQSKNFKISAIKIDPYINVDAGTMNPIEHGEVFVTKDGIECDQDMGNYERFLDEDLTTDNYITTGRVYQAVINRERNLEYGGRCVEVVPDIPNEVISRILRVARNTKADFVLIEIGGTVGEYQNMLFLEAARMMKLRHPKDVLFILVSYLPIPKIIGEMKTKPTQHAVRTLNTAGIQPDIILARSMVPLDEPRKRKISIFCNVVKEDVISAPDIRVIYEIPLNFEKENLGNQILKKFGQRSRKSSLRNWRALVKVIKGAKSLVKIGMVGKYFETGRFTLMDSYISIIEAIKHATWFFKRKPEIVWLSAENYEKNPKSVNELRKFDGIIVPGGFGSRGVEGKIKATEFCRKQKIPFLGLCLGMQLAVVEFARNVLGWKRAHSTEFCKNCQGVIDFMPEQKALLREKKYGGTMRLGEYKCKLKRNTLSWKAYGKKNYISERHRHRYELNNEFRGALERGGMIMAGVNPERDLVEIIELKNHPFFVGTQFHPEFKSRPLKPHPLFKEFVRACLKKKKP, encoded by the coding sequence ATGCCAAAATATATTTTTGTTGCCGGAGGGGTCATGTCTGGTATTGGTAAAGGAGTGGCTACTGCCTCAATTGGGAAAATTTTACAGAGCAAGAATTTTAAGATTTCTGCCATTAAAATTGATCCCTATATCAATGTTGATGCTGGAACAATGAATCCTATTGAACATGGGGAAGTTTTTGTCACCAAGGACGGAATAGAATGTGATCAAGATATGGGGAATTATGAAAGATTTTTAGATGAGGATTTAACTACTGATAATTACATTACCACCGGTCGAGTTTATCAAGCAGTGATAAATCGGGAAAGAAATTTAGAATACGGTGGCCGTTGCGTTGAGGTTGTTCCTGATATTCCAAATGAGGTGATCTCCAGGATCTTGCGGGTAGCTAGAAACACAAAAGCCGATTTTGTCTTAATTGAAATCGGAGGAACAGTAGGGGAGTATCAAAATATGCTCTTTTTAGAGGCAGCCAGAATGATGAAGTTGAGACATCCTAAAGATGTTCTTTTTATTTTGGTTAGTTACTTACCGATTCCAAAAATCATTGGGGAGATGAAAACAAAGCCCACCCAACATGCAGTGAGAACCTTAAATACAGCTGGTATCCAACCAGATATTATCTTGGCCAGGTCTATGGTTCCTTTGGATGAACCGCGGAAAAGAAAGATTTCAATTTTTTGTAATGTAGTTAAAGAGGATGTTATTTCTGCTCCCGATATTAGAGTAATTTATGAAATACCTCTTAATTTTGAAAAGGAAAATTTAGGTAATCAAATTTTAAAAAAATTTGGTCAAAGATCAAGAAAGAGTAGTTTAAGAAACTGGAGGGCGCTGGTCAAAGTAATAAAAGGCGCTAAATCGCTGGTTAAAATTGGTATGGTTGGAAAATATTTTGAGACTGGTCGCTTTACCTTAATGGATTCTTATATCTCGATAATTGAAGCAATAAAGCATGCCACCTGGTTTTTTAAAAGAAAACCAGAGATAGTCTGGCTTTCAGCTGAGAATTATGAAAAAAATCCGAAATCAGTTAATGAACTGAGAAAATTTGACGGTATAATTGTTCCCGGAGGTTTTGGGAGTAGGGGAGTGGAGGGGAAAATAAAGGCAACTGAATTTTGTCGAAAACAAAAAATTCCCTTTTTAGGGTTATGCCTGGGAATGCAACTGGCAGTGGTTGAGTTTGCCAGAAATGTTTTAGGATGGAAGAGGGCTCACTCTACTGAATTTTGTAAAAATTGTCAGGGGGTAATTGATTTTATGCCTGAACAAAAAGCTCTTTTAAGAGAAAAAAAATATGGCGGGACAATGAGATTAGGAGAATATAAATGTAAGTTAAAAAGGAATACTTTGAGCTGGAAAGCTTATGGCAAAAAAAATTATATTTCAGAACGTCATCGTCACCGCTACGAACTAAATAACGAATTTAGAGGGGCTTTAGAAAGAGGAGGAATGATAATGGCAGGTGTTAACCCGGAAAGAGATTTAGTTGAGATTATTGAATTGAAAAATCACCCCTTTTTCGTTGGAACCCAATTTCATCCTGAATTCAAATCAAGACCATTGAAACCCCACCCATTGTTTAAAGAATTTGTCAGAGCTTGTTTAAAAAAGAAAAAACCGTAA
- the rplI gene encoding 50S ribosomal protein L9, translating to MRVILLKNIENLGKKYEIKEVKDGYARNFLIPKGLVKQATREALKWLKTQKEIELKKAEEELKKIQDFVSTIDGREVIIPVKIGPEGQLFESINVQKISEKLKELGFKIKKSQIDLPQPIKELGEFPVKIHFEHNLEAEIRIIVIEEK from the coding sequence ATGCGGGTAATTCTTCTTAAAAATATTGAAAATCTCGGCAAAAAGTATGAAATTAAAGAAGTAAAGGATGGTTATGCCCGAAACTTTTTGATTCCTAAAGGATTAGTAAAGCAGGCAACAAGAGAGGCCTTAAAATGGCTTAAAACTCAAAAAGAGATTGAATTAAAAAAAGCCGAAGAAGAATTAAAGAAGATCCAAGATTTTGTTTCTACCATTGATGGCCGGGAGGTTATAATTCCTGTTAAAATTGGCCCAGAAGGTCAGCTTTTTGAGTCAATTAATGTCCAAAAAATTTCAGAAAAATTAAAAGAATTAGGATTTAAAATTAAAAAGAGCCAGATTGATTTACCGCAACCAATTAAAGAATTGGGAGAGTTCCCGGTTAAAATTCATTTTGAACATAATTTAGAGGCGGAAATAAGAATAATAGTTATCGAGGAAAAATAA
- a CDS encoding S41 family peptidase has protein sequence MPIFSKKRIIFVFLVVGILVSFGLGFLFGELQVVCPVCPPEELDFSLFWEAWEVLEEKFAEPQKFDIQQMIYGAISGMVRSLDDPYTIFLDPEETEKFIEEVKGVFEGIGAEIGIKKGQLLIIAPLKGTPAQKAGLRSGDKILKVEDILTADLTINEAVSLIRGPEGTEVTLTIFREGWEEPKEIKIVRAVIEIPSLKWELIEGDIAHLEIYQFSEKASLDFKKAAIEILDSPAKKIILDLRNNPGGYLEVAQDIAGWFLERGDVVVIEDFGVGKEKKEYKAGGNSWLLPHPTVILINQGSASGSEILAGALRDNRGIKIIGETSFGKGSIQELEELKGGSSLKITVAKWLTPKGELITDQGLEPDIEVEMTLEDYEEDRDPQLGKAIEVVKQL, from the coding sequence ATGCCAATTTTTAGTAAGAAAAGAATAATTTTTGTTTTTTTAGTGGTCGGAATCTTAGTGAGTTTTGGCTTAGGTTTTTTATTTGGAGAATTACAGGTGGTTTGTCCAGTTTGTCCACCCGAAGAACTTGATTTTTCTCTTTTCTGGGAGGCCTGGGAAGTTTTGGAAGAGAAATTTGCTGAGCCTCAGAAGTTTGATATTCAGCAAATGATTTATGGGGCAATTTCGGGAATGGTAAGGTCTCTAGATGATCCCTATACTATTTTTTTGGATCCTGAAGAAACAGAAAAATTTATTGAGGAAGTCAAAGGGGTTTTTGAAGGAATTGGGGCTGAAATCGGAATTAAAAAAGGTCAACTTTTAATAATCGCTCCATTGAAAGGAACACCGGCTCAAAAGGCTGGTTTGAGATCGGGCGATAAAATTTTAAAAGTTGAAGATATTTTAACTGCTGATTTAACAATTAATGAGGCAGTTTCACTCATTAGGGGCCCAGAGGGAACTGAGGTTACCTTAACAATTTTTCGGGAAGGTTGGGAAGAACCAAAGGAAATTAAAATTGTGAGAGCAGTAATTGAAATTCCTTCTTTAAAATGGGAATTAATTGAAGGAGATATTGCCCACTTAGAAATCTATCAGTTTTCTGAAAAGGCAAGTTTAGATTTTAAGAAGGCAGCTATTGAGATTTTAGATAGTCCAGCAAAAAAGATAATTTTGGATTTAAGGAATAATCCCGGGGGCTATTTGGAGGTGGCCCAGGATATTGCCGGTTGGTTTTTAGAAAGAGGAGATGTAGTGGTAATTGAAGATTTCGGTGTTGGTAAAGAGAAAAAGGAATATAAAGCCGGAGGGAATTCCTGGCTTTTACCCCATCCAACCGTTATCTTAATTAATCAGGGGTCGGCTTCGGGATCAGAAATTTTAGCTGGTGCGCTACGAGATAATCGAGGCATAAAAATAATTGGGGAAACTTCTTTTGGTAAAGGCTCTATCCAGGAACTGGAAGAATTAAAAGGAGGCTCTTCTTTAAAAATTACAGTAGCCAAATGGTTGACCCCAAAAGGCGAGCTCATTACTGACCAGGGGCTTGAACCCGATATAGAAGTGGAGATGACTCTCGAGGACTATGAGGAAGATCGCGATCCACAACTAGGTAAAGCAATTGAAGTAGTTAAGCAATTATAA
- a CDS encoding hydroxyacid dehydrogenase: MLKVLICDPIHKAGIERLQKAGFEVDLNPTISSEQLKKVVSGYDALIVRSRTKITKEIIKAGWQLKVIGRAGGGLDNIDMEAAKKRRIIVLNTSEAIAQAAAELTIGLMISLARNIPSADRAIKEGKWIKEELMGWQLKDKTLGIIGLGNVGKRVAEIAKALRMKILITKRNPPSPELLKELEAEFVPLKESLQRSDVITLHVPLTEQTFHMIGTKEFQFMKKGACLINTSRGSVVDEKALLQALKSGKLRGAALDVYEVEPPENSELVKLPNVVCTPHIGAQTKETQKAIAIAIAEKIINSLR, from the coding sequence ATATTGAAGGTTCTTATCTGTGACCCAATTCATAAGGCAGGGATAGAAAGGTTGCAAAAAGCAGGTTTCGAAGTTGACCTAAACCCTACGATTTCCTCTGAGCAGTTAAAAAAAGTAGTTTCAGGCTACGATGCACTAATCGTGCGAAGTCGGACCAAAATTACAAAGGAAATCATTAAAGCTGGATGGCAACTAAAAGTTATAGGTCGGGCTGGTGGAGGCTTAGACAACATTGATATGGAGGCTGCGAAAAAAAGAAGAATCATTGTTTTAAATACGTCAGAAGCCATTGCCCAAGCCGCTGCCGAACTAACAATAGGATTGATGATTTCGTTAGCGCGAAATATCCCATCTGCTGACCGGGCCATAAAGGAGGGAAAGTGGATTAAGGAGGAACTGATGGGTTGGCAGCTGAAAGATAAAACTCTTGGCATAATAGGCTTGGGAAACGTTGGCAAGAGAGTAGCTGAGATAGCGAAAGCTTTAAGAATGAAAATACTTATTACAAAACGGAATCCGCCGAGCCCAGAGTTACTAAAAGAACTTGAAGCAGAATTCGTTCCACTCAAAGAATCATTACAAAGAAGCGATGTAATCACGCTACATGTTCCATTAACCGAGCAAACCTTTCACATGATTGGGACAAAGGAGTTTCAATTTATGAAAAAGGGAGCTTGCTTAATCAACACATCTAGAGGTTCAGTTGTGGATGAAAAGGCTCTTTTACAAGCGCTAAAATCCGGAAAACTGAGAGGAGCGGCATTAGATGTTTACGAAGTTGAACCGCCCGAAAATTCAGAATTAGTAAAATTACCAAATGTAGTTTGTACCCCTCACATAGGGGCGCAAACTAAAGAAACCCAGAAAGCAATAGCCATTGCAATTGCAGAGAAAATTATCAATTCCCTTAGATAA